One Rhinopithecus roxellana isolate Shanxi Qingling chromosome 7, ASM756505v1, whole genome shotgun sequence DNA segment encodes these proteins:
- the PORCN gene encoding protein-serine O-palmitoleoyltransferase porcupine isoform X1, whose product MYAIPSPSDWTVHSIGETEVLHSLQVTGCACACRTLTCTQLVAQSDVPDFSHPPPVLQSIRLAIHPWGSAMATFSRQEFFQQLLQGCLLPTAQQGLDQIWLLLAICLACRLLWRLGLPSYLKHASTVAGGFFSLYHFFQLHMVWVVLLSLLCYLVLFLCRHSSHRGVFLSVTILIYLLMGEMHMVDTVTWHKMRGAQMIVAMKAVSLGFDLDRGEVGAVPSPVEFMGYLYFVGTIVFGPWISFHSYLQAVQGHPLSRRWLQKVARSLALALLCLVLSTCVGPYLFPYFIPLDGDRLLRNKKRKARGTMVRWLRAYESAVSFHFSNYFVGFLSEATATLAGAGFTEEKDHLEWDLTVSKPLNVELPRSMVEVVTSWNLPMSYWLNNYVFKNALRLGTFSAVLVTYAASALLHGFSFHLAAVLLSLAFITYVEHVLRKRLARILSACVLSKRCPPDCSHQHRLGLGVRALNLLFGALAIFHLAYLGSLFDVDVDDTTEEQGYGMAYTVHKWSELSWASHWVTFGCWIFYRLIG is encoded by the exons ATGTATGCCATCCCATCACCATCGGACTGGACTGTTCACAGCATTGGAGAGACAGAGGTCCTTCATTCACTCCAGGTCACAGGCTGTGCGTGTGCATGCCgaacactcacatgcacacagcTGGTGGCTCAGTCTGATGTACCTGACTTCTCACACCCTCCCCCAGTCCTCCA ATCTATCCGTCTGGCCATCCATCCGTGGGGGTCCGCAATGGCCACCTTCAGCCGCCAGGAATTTTTTCAGCAGCTACTGCAAGGCTGTCTCCTGCCTACTGCCCAGCAGGGCCTTGACCAGATCTGGCTGCTCCTTGCCATCTGCCTCGCCTGCCGCCTCCTCTGGAGGCTCG GGTTGCCATCCTACCTGAAGCATGCAAGCACCGTGGCAGGCGGGTTCTTCAGCCTCTACCACTTCTTCCAGCTGCACATGGTTTGGGTCGTGCTGCTCAGCCTCCTGTGCTACCTCGTGCTGTTCCTCTGCCGACATTCCTCCCATCGAGGCGTCTTCCTCTCTGTCACCATCCTCATCTACCTACTCATGGG TGAGATGCACATGGTAGACACCGTGACATGGCACAAGATGCGAG GGGCCCAGATGATTGTGGCCATGAAAGCAGTGTCTCTGGGCTTTGACCTGGACCGGGGCGAGGTGGGTGCGGTGCCCTCACCGGTGGAGTTCATGGGCTACCTCTACTTCGTGGGCACCATCGTGTTCGGGCCCTGGATATCCTTCCACAGCTACCTACAAGCTGTCCAAGGCCACCCACTG AGCCGCCGATGGCTGCAGAAGGTGGCCCGGAGCCTGGCACTGGCCCTGCTGTGCCTTGTGCTGTCCACTTGCGTGGGCCCCTACCTCTTCCCATACTTCATCCCCCTCGATGGTGACCGCCTCCTTCGCAA CAAGAAACGCAAGGCCAG GGGCACCATGGTAAG GTGGCTGCGAGCCTACGAGAGTGCTGTCTCCTTCCACTTCAGCAACTATTTTGTGGGCTTTCTGTCCGAGGCCACAGCCACGTTGGCGGGGGCTGGCTTTACCGAGGAGAAGGATCACCTGGAATG GGACCTGACGGTGTCTAAGCCATTGAATGTGGAGCTGCCTCGGTCAATGGTGGAAGTTGTCACAAGCTGGAACCTGCCTATGTCTTATTGGCTGAATAACT ATGTTTTCAAGAATGCTCTCCGCCTGGGGACCTTCTCAGCTGTGCTGGTCACCTATGCAGCCAGCGCCCTCCTACAT GGCTTCAGCTTCCACCTGGCTGCAGTCCTGCTATCCCTGGCTTTTATCACTTACGTGGAGCATG tCCTCCGGAAGCGCCTGGCTCGGATCCTCAGTGCCTGTGTCTTGTCAAAGCGGTGCCCGCCAGACTGTTCACACCAGCATCGCTTG GGCCTGGGGGTGCGAGCCTTAAATTTGCTCTTTGGAGCCCTGGCCATCTTCCACCTGGCCTACCTGGGCTCCCTGTTTGATGTCGATGTGGACGACACCACAGAGGAGCAG GGCTATGGCATGGCATACACTGTCCACAAGTGGTCAGAGCTCAGCTGGGCCAGTCACTGGGTCACTTTTGGATGCTGGATCTTCTACCGTCTCATAGGCTGA
- the PORCN gene encoding protein-serine O-palmitoleoyltransferase porcupine isoform X3: MYAIPSPSDWTVHSIGETEVLHSLQVTGCACACRTLTCTQLVAQSDVPDFSHPPPVLQSIRLAIHPWGSAMATFSRQEFFQQLLQGCLLPTAQQGLDQIWLLLAICLACRLLWRLGLPSYLKHASTVAGGFFSLYHFFQLHMVWVVLLSLLCYLVLFLCRHSSHRGVFLSVTILIYLLMGEMHMVDTVTWHKMRGAQMIVAMKAVSLGFDLDRGEVGAVPSPVEFMGYLYFVGTIVFGPWISFHSYLQAVQGHPLSRRWLQKVARSLALALLCLVLSTCVGPYLFPYFIPLDGDRLLRKWLRAYESAVSFHFSNYFVGFLSEATATLAGAGFTEEKDHLEWDLTVSKPLNVELPRSMVEVVTSWNLPMSYWLNNYVFKNALRLGTFSAVLVTYAASALLHGFSFHLAAVLLSLAFITYVEHVLRKRLARILSACVLSKRCPPDCSHQHRLGLGVRALNLLFGALAIFHLAYLGSLFDVDVDDTTEEQGYGMAYTVHKWSELSWASHWVTFGCWIFYRLIG; this comes from the exons ATGTATGCCATCCCATCACCATCGGACTGGACTGTTCACAGCATTGGAGAGACAGAGGTCCTTCATTCACTCCAGGTCACAGGCTGTGCGTGTGCATGCCgaacactcacatgcacacagcTGGTGGCTCAGTCTGATGTACCTGACTTCTCACACCCTCCCCCAGTCCTCCA ATCTATCCGTCTGGCCATCCATCCGTGGGGGTCCGCAATGGCCACCTTCAGCCGCCAGGAATTTTTTCAGCAGCTACTGCAAGGCTGTCTCCTGCCTACTGCCCAGCAGGGCCTTGACCAGATCTGGCTGCTCCTTGCCATCTGCCTCGCCTGCCGCCTCCTCTGGAGGCTCG GGTTGCCATCCTACCTGAAGCATGCAAGCACCGTGGCAGGCGGGTTCTTCAGCCTCTACCACTTCTTCCAGCTGCACATGGTTTGGGTCGTGCTGCTCAGCCTCCTGTGCTACCTCGTGCTGTTCCTCTGCCGACATTCCTCCCATCGAGGCGTCTTCCTCTCTGTCACCATCCTCATCTACCTACTCATGGG TGAGATGCACATGGTAGACACCGTGACATGGCACAAGATGCGAG GGGCCCAGATGATTGTGGCCATGAAAGCAGTGTCTCTGGGCTTTGACCTGGACCGGGGCGAGGTGGGTGCGGTGCCCTCACCGGTGGAGTTCATGGGCTACCTCTACTTCGTGGGCACCATCGTGTTCGGGCCCTGGATATCCTTCCACAGCTACCTACAAGCTGTCCAAGGCCACCCACTG AGCCGCCGATGGCTGCAGAAGGTGGCCCGGAGCCTGGCACTGGCCCTGCTGTGCCTTGTGCTGTCCACTTGCGTGGGCCCCTACCTCTTCCCATACTTCATCCCCCTCGATGGTGACCGCCTCCTTCGCAA GTGGCTGCGAGCCTACGAGAGTGCTGTCTCCTTCCACTTCAGCAACTATTTTGTGGGCTTTCTGTCCGAGGCCACAGCCACGTTGGCGGGGGCTGGCTTTACCGAGGAGAAGGATCACCTGGAATG GGACCTGACGGTGTCTAAGCCATTGAATGTGGAGCTGCCTCGGTCAATGGTGGAAGTTGTCACAAGCTGGAACCTGCCTATGTCTTATTGGCTGAATAACT ATGTTTTCAAGAATGCTCTCCGCCTGGGGACCTTCTCAGCTGTGCTGGTCACCTATGCAGCCAGCGCCCTCCTACAT GGCTTCAGCTTCCACCTGGCTGCAGTCCTGCTATCCCTGGCTTTTATCACTTACGTGGAGCATG tCCTCCGGAAGCGCCTGGCTCGGATCCTCAGTGCCTGTGTCTTGTCAAAGCGGTGCCCGCCAGACTGTTCACACCAGCATCGCTTG GGCCTGGGGGTGCGAGCCTTAAATTTGCTCTTTGGAGCCCTGGCCATCTTCCACCTGGCCTACCTGGGCTCCCTGTTTGATGTCGATGTGGACGACACCACAGAGGAGCAG GGCTATGGCATGGCATACACTGTCCACAAGTGGTCAGAGCTCAGCTGGGCCAGTCACTGGGTCACTTTTGGATGCTGGATCTTCTACCGTCTCATAGGCTGA
- the PORCN gene encoding protein-serine O-palmitoleoyltransferase porcupine isoform X2, translated as MYAIPSPSDWTVHSIGETEVLHSLQVTGCACACRTLTCTQLVAQSDVPDFSHPPPVLQSIRLAIHPWGSAMATFSRQEFFQQLLQGCLLPTAQQGLDQIWLLLAICLACRLLWRLGLPSYLKHASTVAGGFFSLYHFFQLHMVWVVLLSLLCYLVLFLCRHSSHRGVFLSVTILIYLLMGEMHMVDTVTWHKMRGAQMIVAMKAVSLGFDLDRGEVGAVPSPVEFMGYLYFVGTIVFGPWISFHSYLQAVQGHPLSRRWLQKVARSLALALLCLVLSTCVGPYLFPYFIPLDGDRLLRNKKRKARWLRAYESAVSFHFSNYFVGFLSEATATLAGAGFTEEKDHLEWDLTVSKPLNVELPRSMVEVVTSWNLPMSYWLNNYVFKNALRLGTFSAVLVTYAASALLHGFSFHLAAVLLSLAFITYVEHVLRKRLARILSACVLSKRCPPDCSHQHRLGLGVRALNLLFGALAIFHLAYLGSLFDVDVDDTTEEQGYGMAYTVHKWSELSWASHWVTFGCWIFYRLIG; from the exons ATGTATGCCATCCCATCACCATCGGACTGGACTGTTCACAGCATTGGAGAGACAGAGGTCCTTCATTCACTCCAGGTCACAGGCTGTGCGTGTGCATGCCgaacactcacatgcacacagcTGGTGGCTCAGTCTGATGTACCTGACTTCTCACACCCTCCCCCAGTCCTCCA ATCTATCCGTCTGGCCATCCATCCGTGGGGGTCCGCAATGGCCACCTTCAGCCGCCAGGAATTTTTTCAGCAGCTACTGCAAGGCTGTCTCCTGCCTACTGCCCAGCAGGGCCTTGACCAGATCTGGCTGCTCCTTGCCATCTGCCTCGCCTGCCGCCTCCTCTGGAGGCTCG GGTTGCCATCCTACCTGAAGCATGCAAGCACCGTGGCAGGCGGGTTCTTCAGCCTCTACCACTTCTTCCAGCTGCACATGGTTTGGGTCGTGCTGCTCAGCCTCCTGTGCTACCTCGTGCTGTTCCTCTGCCGACATTCCTCCCATCGAGGCGTCTTCCTCTCTGTCACCATCCTCATCTACCTACTCATGGG TGAGATGCACATGGTAGACACCGTGACATGGCACAAGATGCGAG GGGCCCAGATGATTGTGGCCATGAAAGCAGTGTCTCTGGGCTTTGACCTGGACCGGGGCGAGGTGGGTGCGGTGCCCTCACCGGTGGAGTTCATGGGCTACCTCTACTTCGTGGGCACCATCGTGTTCGGGCCCTGGATATCCTTCCACAGCTACCTACAAGCTGTCCAAGGCCACCCACTG AGCCGCCGATGGCTGCAGAAGGTGGCCCGGAGCCTGGCACTGGCCCTGCTGTGCCTTGTGCTGTCCACTTGCGTGGGCCCCTACCTCTTCCCATACTTCATCCCCCTCGATGGTGACCGCCTCCTTCGCAA CAAGAAACGCAAGGCCAG GTGGCTGCGAGCCTACGAGAGTGCTGTCTCCTTCCACTTCAGCAACTATTTTGTGGGCTTTCTGTCCGAGGCCACAGCCACGTTGGCGGGGGCTGGCTTTACCGAGGAGAAGGATCACCTGGAATG GGACCTGACGGTGTCTAAGCCATTGAATGTGGAGCTGCCTCGGTCAATGGTGGAAGTTGTCACAAGCTGGAACCTGCCTATGTCTTATTGGCTGAATAACT ATGTTTTCAAGAATGCTCTCCGCCTGGGGACCTTCTCAGCTGTGCTGGTCACCTATGCAGCCAGCGCCCTCCTACAT GGCTTCAGCTTCCACCTGGCTGCAGTCCTGCTATCCCTGGCTTTTATCACTTACGTGGAGCATG tCCTCCGGAAGCGCCTGGCTCGGATCCTCAGTGCCTGTGTCTTGTCAAAGCGGTGCCCGCCAGACTGTTCACACCAGCATCGCTTG GGCCTGGGGGTGCGAGCCTTAAATTTGCTCTTTGGAGCCCTGGCCATCTTCCACCTGGCCTACCTGGGCTCCCTGTTTGATGTCGATGTGGACGACACCACAGAGGAGCAG GGCTATGGCATGGCATACACTGTCCACAAGTGGTCAGAGCTCAGCTGGGCCAGTCACTGGGTCACTTTTGGATGCTGGATCTTCTACCGTCTCATAGGCTGA
- the PORCN gene encoding protein-serine O-palmitoleoyltransferase porcupine isoform X4 — protein MATFSRQEFFQQLLQGCLLPTAQQGLDQIWLLLAICLACRLLWRLGLPSYLKHASTVAGGFFSLYHFFQLHMVWVVLLSLLCYLVLFLCRHSSHRGVFLSVTILIYLLMGEMHMVDTVTWHKMRGAQMIVAMKAVSLGFDLDRGEVGAVPSPVEFMGYLYFVGTIVFGPWISFHSYLQAVQGHPLSRRWLQKVARSLALALLCLVLSTCVGPYLFPYFIPLDGDRLLRNKKRKARGTMVRWLRAYESAVSFHFSNYFVGFLSEATATLAGAGFTEEKDHLEWDLTVSKPLNVELPRSMVEVVTSWNLPMSYWLNNYVFKNALRLGTFSAVLVTYAASALLHGFSFHLAAVLLSLAFITYVEHVLRKRLARILSACVLSKRCPPDCSHQHRLGLGVRALNLLFGALAIFHLAYLGSLFDVDVDDTTEEQGYGMAYTVHKWSELSWASHWVTFGCWIFYRLIG, from the exons ATGGCCACCTTCAGCCGCCAGGAATTTTTTCAGCAGCTACTGCAAGGCTGTCTCCTGCCTACTGCCCAGCAGGGCCTTGACCAGATCTGGCTGCTCCTTGCCATCTGCCTCGCCTGCCGCCTCCTCTGGAGGCTCG GGTTGCCATCCTACCTGAAGCATGCAAGCACCGTGGCAGGCGGGTTCTTCAGCCTCTACCACTTCTTCCAGCTGCACATGGTTTGGGTCGTGCTGCTCAGCCTCCTGTGCTACCTCGTGCTGTTCCTCTGCCGACATTCCTCCCATCGAGGCGTCTTCCTCTCTGTCACCATCCTCATCTACCTACTCATGGG TGAGATGCACATGGTAGACACCGTGACATGGCACAAGATGCGAG GGGCCCAGATGATTGTGGCCATGAAAGCAGTGTCTCTGGGCTTTGACCTGGACCGGGGCGAGGTGGGTGCGGTGCCCTCACCGGTGGAGTTCATGGGCTACCTCTACTTCGTGGGCACCATCGTGTTCGGGCCCTGGATATCCTTCCACAGCTACCTACAAGCTGTCCAAGGCCACCCACTG AGCCGCCGATGGCTGCAGAAGGTGGCCCGGAGCCTGGCACTGGCCCTGCTGTGCCTTGTGCTGTCCACTTGCGTGGGCCCCTACCTCTTCCCATACTTCATCCCCCTCGATGGTGACCGCCTCCTTCGCAA CAAGAAACGCAAGGCCAG GGGCACCATGGTAAG GTGGCTGCGAGCCTACGAGAGTGCTGTCTCCTTCCACTTCAGCAACTATTTTGTGGGCTTTCTGTCCGAGGCCACAGCCACGTTGGCGGGGGCTGGCTTTACCGAGGAGAAGGATCACCTGGAATG GGACCTGACGGTGTCTAAGCCATTGAATGTGGAGCTGCCTCGGTCAATGGTGGAAGTTGTCACAAGCTGGAACCTGCCTATGTCTTATTGGCTGAATAACT ATGTTTTCAAGAATGCTCTCCGCCTGGGGACCTTCTCAGCTGTGCTGGTCACCTATGCAGCCAGCGCCCTCCTACAT GGCTTCAGCTTCCACCTGGCTGCAGTCCTGCTATCCCTGGCTTTTATCACTTACGTGGAGCATG tCCTCCGGAAGCGCCTGGCTCGGATCCTCAGTGCCTGTGTCTTGTCAAAGCGGTGCCCGCCAGACTGTTCACACCAGCATCGCTTG GGCCTGGGGGTGCGAGCCTTAAATTTGCTCTTTGGAGCCCTGGCCATCTTCCACCTGGCCTACCTGGGCTCCCTGTTTGATGTCGATGTGGACGACACCACAGAGGAGCAG GGCTATGGCATGGCATACACTGTCCACAAGTGGTCAGAGCTCAGCTGGGCCAGTCACTGGGTCACTTTTGGATGCTGGATCTTCTACCGTCTCATAGGCTGA
- the PORCN gene encoding protein-serine O-palmitoleoyltransferase porcupine isoform X6, giving the protein MATFSRQEFFQQLLQGCLLPTAQQGLDQIWLLLAICLACRLLWRLGLPSYLKHASTVAGGFFSLYHFFQLHMVWVVLLSLLCYLVLFLCRHSSHRGVFLSVTILIYLLMGEMHMVDTVTWHKMRGAQMIVAMKAVSLGFDLDRGEVGAVPSPVEFMGYLYFVGTIVFGPWISFHSYLQAVQGHPLSRRWLQKVARSLALALLCLVLSTCVGPYLFPYFIPLDGDRLLRKWLRAYESAVSFHFSNYFVGFLSEATATLAGAGFTEEKDHLEWDLTVSKPLNVELPRSMVEVVTSWNLPMSYWLNNYVFKNALRLGTFSAVLVTYAASALLHGFSFHLAAVLLSLAFITYVEHVLRKRLARILSACVLSKRCPPDCSHQHRLGLGVRALNLLFGALAIFHLAYLGSLFDVDVDDTTEEQGYGMAYTVHKWSELSWASHWVTFGCWIFYRLIG; this is encoded by the exons ATGGCCACCTTCAGCCGCCAGGAATTTTTTCAGCAGCTACTGCAAGGCTGTCTCCTGCCTACTGCCCAGCAGGGCCTTGACCAGATCTGGCTGCTCCTTGCCATCTGCCTCGCCTGCCGCCTCCTCTGGAGGCTCG GGTTGCCATCCTACCTGAAGCATGCAAGCACCGTGGCAGGCGGGTTCTTCAGCCTCTACCACTTCTTCCAGCTGCACATGGTTTGGGTCGTGCTGCTCAGCCTCCTGTGCTACCTCGTGCTGTTCCTCTGCCGACATTCCTCCCATCGAGGCGTCTTCCTCTCTGTCACCATCCTCATCTACCTACTCATGGG TGAGATGCACATGGTAGACACCGTGACATGGCACAAGATGCGAG GGGCCCAGATGATTGTGGCCATGAAAGCAGTGTCTCTGGGCTTTGACCTGGACCGGGGCGAGGTGGGTGCGGTGCCCTCACCGGTGGAGTTCATGGGCTACCTCTACTTCGTGGGCACCATCGTGTTCGGGCCCTGGATATCCTTCCACAGCTACCTACAAGCTGTCCAAGGCCACCCACTG AGCCGCCGATGGCTGCAGAAGGTGGCCCGGAGCCTGGCACTGGCCCTGCTGTGCCTTGTGCTGTCCACTTGCGTGGGCCCCTACCTCTTCCCATACTTCATCCCCCTCGATGGTGACCGCCTCCTTCGCAA GTGGCTGCGAGCCTACGAGAGTGCTGTCTCCTTCCACTTCAGCAACTATTTTGTGGGCTTTCTGTCCGAGGCCACAGCCACGTTGGCGGGGGCTGGCTTTACCGAGGAGAAGGATCACCTGGAATG GGACCTGACGGTGTCTAAGCCATTGAATGTGGAGCTGCCTCGGTCAATGGTGGAAGTTGTCACAAGCTGGAACCTGCCTATGTCTTATTGGCTGAATAACT ATGTTTTCAAGAATGCTCTCCGCCTGGGGACCTTCTCAGCTGTGCTGGTCACCTATGCAGCCAGCGCCCTCCTACAT GGCTTCAGCTTCCACCTGGCTGCAGTCCTGCTATCCCTGGCTTTTATCACTTACGTGGAGCATG tCCTCCGGAAGCGCCTGGCTCGGATCCTCAGTGCCTGTGTCTTGTCAAAGCGGTGCCCGCCAGACTGTTCACACCAGCATCGCTTG GGCCTGGGGGTGCGAGCCTTAAATTTGCTCTTTGGAGCCCTGGCCATCTTCCACCTGGCCTACCTGGGCTCCCTGTTTGATGTCGATGTGGACGACACCACAGAGGAGCAG GGCTATGGCATGGCATACACTGTCCACAAGTGGTCAGAGCTCAGCTGGGCCAGTCACTGGGTCACTTTTGGATGCTGGATCTTCTACCGTCTCATAGGCTGA
- the PORCN gene encoding protein-serine O-palmitoleoyltransferase porcupine isoform X5: protein MATFSRQEFFQQLLQGCLLPTAQQGLDQIWLLLAICLACRLLWRLGLPSYLKHASTVAGGFFSLYHFFQLHMVWVVLLSLLCYLVLFLCRHSSHRGVFLSVTILIYLLMGEMHMVDTVTWHKMRGAQMIVAMKAVSLGFDLDRGEVGAVPSPVEFMGYLYFVGTIVFGPWISFHSYLQAVQGHPLSRRWLQKVARSLALALLCLVLSTCVGPYLFPYFIPLDGDRLLRNKKRKARWLRAYESAVSFHFSNYFVGFLSEATATLAGAGFTEEKDHLEWDLTVSKPLNVELPRSMVEVVTSWNLPMSYWLNNYVFKNALRLGTFSAVLVTYAASALLHGFSFHLAAVLLSLAFITYVEHVLRKRLARILSACVLSKRCPPDCSHQHRLGLGVRALNLLFGALAIFHLAYLGSLFDVDVDDTTEEQGYGMAYTVHKWSELSWASHWVTFGCWIFYRLIG, encoded by the exons ATGGCCACCTTCAGCCGCCAGGAATTTTTTCAGCAGCTACTGCAAGGCTGTCTCCTGCCTACTGCCCAGCAGGGCCTTGACCAGATCTGGCTGCTCCTTGCCATCTGCCTCGCCTGCCGCCTCCTCTGGAGGCTCG GGTTGCCATCCTACCTGAAGCATGCAAGCACCGTGGCAGGCGGGTTCTTCAGCCTCTACCACTTCTTCCAGCTGCACATGGTTTGGGTCGTGCTGCTCAGCCTCCTGTGCTACCTCGTGCTGTTCCTCTGCCGACATTCCTCCCATCGAGGCGTCTTCCTCTCTGTCACCATCCTCATCTACCTACTCATGGG TGAGATGCACATGGTAGACACCGTGACATGGCACAAGATGCGAG GGGCCCAGATGATTGTGGCCATGAAAGCAGTGTCTCTGGGCTTTGACCTGGACCGGGGCGAGGTGGGTGCGGTGCCCTCACCGGTGGAGTTCATGGGCTACCTCTACTTCGTGGGCACCATCGTGTTCGGGCCCTGGATATCCTTCCACAGCTACCTACAAGCTGTCCAAGGCCACCCACTG AGCCGCCGATGGCTGCAGAAGGTGGCCCGGAGCCTGGCACTGGCCCTGCTGTGCCTTGTGCTGTCCACTTGCGTGGGCCCCTACCTCTTCCCATACTTCATCCCCCTCGATGGTGACCGCCTCCTTCGCAA CAAGAAACGCAAGGCCAG GTGGCTGCGAGCCTACGAGAGTGCTGTCTCCTTCCACTTCAGCAACTATTTTGTGGGCTTTCTGTCCGAGGCCACAGCCACGTTGGCGGGGGCTGGCTTTACCGAGGAGAAGGATCACCTGGAATG GGACCTGACGGTGTCTAAGCCATTGAATGTGGAGCTGCCTCGGTCAATGGTGGAAGTTGTCACAAGCTGGAACCTGCCTATGTCTTATTGGCTGAATAACT ATGTTTTCAAGAATGCTCTCCGCCTGGGGACCTTCTCAGCTGTGCTGGTCACCTATGCAGCCAGCGCCCTCCTACAT GGCTTCAGCTTCCACCTGGCTGCAGTCCTGCTATCCCTGGCTTTTATCACTTACGTGGAGCATG tCCTCCGGAAGCGCCTGGCTCGGATCCTCAGTGCCTGTGTCTTGTCAAAGCGGTGCCCGCCAGACTGTTCACACCAGCATCGCTTG GGCCTGGGGGTGCGAGCCTTAAATTTGCTCTTTGGAGCCCTGGCCATCTTCCACCTGGCCTACCTGGGCTCCCTGTTTGATGTCGATGTGGACGACACCACAGAGGAGCAG GGCTATGGCATGGCATACACTGTCCACAAGTGGTCAGAGCTCAGCTGGGCCAGTCACTGGGTCACTTTTGGATGCTGGATCTTCTACCGTCTCATAGGCTGA
- the PORCN gene encoding protein-serine O-palmitoleoyltransferase porcupine isoform X7, whose translation MVWVVLLSLLCYLVLFLCRHSSHRGVFLSVTILIYLLMGEMHMVDTVTWHKMRGAQMIVAMKAVSLGFDLDRGEVGAVPSPVEFMGYLYFVGTIVFGPWISFHSYLQAVQGHPLSRRWLQKVARSLALALLCLVLSTCVGPYLFPYFIPLDGDRLLRKWLRAYESAVSFHFSNYFVGFLSEATATLAGAGFTEEKDHLEWDLTVSKPLNVELPRSMVEVVTSWNLPMSYWLNNYVFKNALRLGTFSAVLVTYAASALLHGFSFHLAAVLLSLAFITYVEHVLRKRLARILSACVLSKRCPPDCSHQHRLGLGVRALNLLFGALAIFHLAYLGSLFDVDVDDTTEEQGYGMAYTVHKWSELSWASHWVTFGCWIFYRLIG comes from the exons ATGGTTTGGGTCGTGCTGCTCAGCCTCCTGTGCTACCTCGTGCTGTTCCTCTGCCGACATTCCTCCCATCGAGGCGTCTTCCTCTCTGTCACCATCCTCATCTACCTACTCATGGG TGAGATGCACATGGTAGACACCGTGACATGGCACAAGATGCGAG GGGCCCAGATGATTGTGGCCATGAAAGCAGTGTCTCTGGGCTTTGACCTGGACCGGGGCGAGGTGGGTGCGGTGCCCTCACCGGTGGAGTTCATGGGCTACCTCTACTTCGTGGGCACCATCGTGTTCGGGCCCTGGATATCCTTCCACAGCTACCTACAAGCTGTCCAAGGCCACCCACTG AGCCGCCGATGGCTGCAGAAGGTGGCCCGGAGCCTGGCACTGGCCCTGCTGTGCCTTGTGCTGTCCACTTGCGTGGGCCCCTACCTCTTCCCATACTTCATCCCCCTCGATGGTGACCGCCTCCTTCGCAA GTGGCTGCGAGCCTACGAGAGTGCTGTCTCCTTCCACTTCAGCAACTATTTTGTGGGCTTTCTGTCCGAGGCCACAGCCACGTTGGCGGGGGCTGGCTTTACCGAGGAGAAGGATCACCTGGAATG GGACCTGACGGTGTCTAAGCCATTGAATGTGGAGCTGCCTCGGTCAATGGTGGAAGTTGTCACAAGCTGGAACCTGCCTATGTCTTATTGGCTGAATAACT ATGTTTTCAAGAATGCTCTCCGCCTGGGGACCTTCTCAGCTGTGCTGGTCACCTATGCAGCCAGCGCCCTCCTACAT GGCTTCAGCTTCCACCTGGCTGCAGTCCTGCTATCCCTGGCTTTTATCACTTACGTGGAGCATG tCCTCCGGAAGCGCCTGGCTCGGATCCTCAGTGCCTGTGTCTTGTCAAAGCGGTGCCCGCCAGACTGTTCACACCAGCATCGCTTG GGCCTGGGGGTGCGAGCCTTAAATTTGCTCTTTGGAGCCCTGGCCATCTTCCACCTGGCCTACCTGGGCTCCCTGTTTGATGTCGATGTGGACGACACCACAGAGGAGCAG GGCTATGGCATGGCATACACTGTCCACAAGTGGTCAGAGCTCAGCTGGGCCAGTCACTGGGTCACTTTTGGATGCTGGATCTTCTACCGTCTCATAGGCTGA